A portion of the Paenibacillus sp. PvR098 genome contains these proteins:
- a CDS encoding Rieske 2Fe-2S domain-containing protein → MPGNQPSDQLQRFFAEMDAGLEKGYVPARIFNDPELHQLELERIFAKAWVFIGHESEVPNKGDYCTRYIGNDPFIFTRDDAGKIRVLFNGCRHRGAKVCRMEKGNAVTFSCPYHGWTYKNTGELIGVPAYNLAYKGLDRKEWGLLPAPHVASLHGFVFASLDPEAPSLEDYLGDMKWYFDMLFGLHEEGWEVVGTPNRWIVKANWKTGSENLAGDNYHTTFAHKSLFEVGVAPFGHEANMSGYHIVAGNGHALSLSMSPQDKEAKVKFWGFPDEVVSRLKPDRCSKAHYEVAMKSRNTMGTIFPNFSFIRVPVTPDPKRVPPVTFTRLWMWRPLTSDTIEEWSWVLVAKGASKDYNEQSYRAGIAAFGPAGIFEQDDTIPWKGIVEVAGSEFFGRTNTLLNYQMGLEGFGNVQKVTDWPGPGEVYYPRYEERVALSLHQRWLEYMAQKI, encoded by the coding sequence TTGCCTGGAAATCAACCATCCGATCAACTCCAGCGCTTTTTTGCAGAGATGGACGCTGGACTGGAAAAAGGGTATGTACCCGCAAGGATATTTAACGATCCCGAGCTTCATCAATTGGAGCTGGAGCGTATATTTGCCAAGGCCTGGGTGTTTATCGGTCATGAATCGGAGGTGCCGAATAAAGGAGATTATTGCACAAGATATATTGGGAACGACCCGTTCATCTTCACAAGGGATGATGCAGGAAAGATCCGGGTGTTATTCAACGGCTGCCGGCATCGGGGGGCGAAGGTGTGCCGGATGGAAAAGGGCAACGCGGTCACCTTCAGCTGTCCTTACCACGGGTGGACGTACAAAAACACGGGAGAATTAATAGGGGTGCCGGCCTATAATCTGGCCTATAAGGGATTAGATCGGAAAGAGTGGGGATTGCTGCCGGCACCGCACGTGGCTAGCCTCCATGGGTTTGTTTTTGCTTCATTGGATCCCGAGGCGCCTTCGCTCGAAGATTACCTTGGAGACATGAAGTGGTACTTCGACATGTTGTTTGGGTTACATGAAGAGGGTTGGGAGGTGGTTGGGACTCCCAACCGATGGATCGTAAAGGCCAACTGGAAGACGGGATCCGAGAACCTGGCTGGAGACAACTATCATACCACCTTTGCGCATAAATCGCTTTTTGAAGTTGGCGTAGCGCCCTTTGGACACGAAGCCAACATGAGTGGGTATCACATCGTTGCTGGTAATGGACATGCGTTAAGTCTCTCCATGTCACCGCAGGACAAGGAAGCAAAGGTGAAGTTCTGGGGCTTCCCGGATGAGGTCGTGTCCAGGCTCAAGCCTGACCGATGCAGCAAGGCCCATTACGAGGTGGCCATGAAGTCACGTAACACCATGGGAACGATTTTCCCCAATTTTTCATTTATTCGCGTTCCGGTTACACCTGATCCCAAGAGGGTTCCGCCTGTTACTTTTACTCGATTATGGATGTGGCGTCCGCTGACATCCGACACGATTGAGGAGTGGAGTTGGGTATTGGTGGCCAAGGGGGCATCAAAGGATTACAATGAACAGTCTTATCGAGCAGGCATAGCGGCGTTTGGACCTGCAGGGATATTTGAACAAGATGACACGATACCCTGGAAAGGGATCGTAGAAGTAGCCGGGTCCGAATTTTTCGGGAGAACCAACACTTTGTTGAACTATCAGATGGGTTTGGAAGGATTCGGAAATGTTCAAAAAGTCACGGATTGGCCTGGGCCCGGTGAGGTTTATTATCCAAGGTACGAGGAGAGAGTGGCGTTGTCGCTTCATCAACGCTGGTTGGAGTACATGGCACAAAAAATCTAG
- a CDS encoding extracellular solute-binding protein yields MNKKAIKVASMSTLSLVLVCLISACGASTSQPGEPQQQAVTAPNKSKADDWNAIVKAAQEEGTVNCGCPPRPDFTKILKEGFEAAYPGITLEATPATLPEFPLRVVNEQQAGKYLWDVYMFGPGPEIFELKNKGNLEPFLDYVTLPEVLDGSVYEGGLQSAFLDTDKKYIFSMWWHANSIGVNRNMFSDDGIDSFDDLYDPKYKGKIVWVDPRGGGSGSSYAAFVLSKYGKDGLKKILVDQEAMLVKGNVEAAEQLIRGGKGISIPDISYDAFVQYEKAGVKTNIAATQKLKDLSFTSVGGSSPAVFKEPPHPNATKVFLNWVLSKEGQTLISEKLKNNSRRKDVPVANPALQPIPGVEYFNSHSEEGAKLQREAATIAKQLIP; encoded by the coding sequence ATGAACAAAAAGGCCATCAAAGTTGCTTCCATGTCTACTCTTTCGCTTGTGCTAGTATGTTTGATTTCAGCTTGCGGCGCCTCCACTTCCCAGCCGGGAGAACCCCAGCAGCAAGCTGTTACAGCTCCCAATAAAAGCAAAGCAGATGATTGGAATGCGATTGTAAAAGCAGCGCAAGAAGAGGGGACGGTGAACTGCGGCTGCCCGCCCCGTCCTGATTTCACCAAAATACTCAAGGAGGGATTTGAGGCCGCATACCCAGGTATTACCTTAGAGGCAACACCTGCTACGCTCCCTGAGTTTCCATTGCGGGTTGTAAATGAGCAGCAGGCAGGAAAATATCTTTGGGATGTATATATGTTTGGTCCTGGTCCCGAAATATTTGAATTAAAGAACAAAGGAAATCTCGAGCCTTTCCTCGATTACGTTACCCTGCCAGAGGTGTTGGACGGATCGGTATACGAAGGAGGTCTTCAGTCGGCATTTTTGGATACGGATAAAAAGTATATTTTCTCCATGTGGTGGCACGCCAATAGCATCGGTGTGAATCGGAACATGTTCTCTGATGATGGAATTGACAGTTTTGATGATCTGTATGATCCAAAATATAAAGGGAAGATTGTTTGGGTAGATCCTAGAGGCGGAGGTTCTGGTTCCAGCTACGCGGCTTTTGTCTTGAGTAAATATGGCAAAGACGGTCTGAAAAAGATTTTGGTTGACCAGGAAGCCATGCTGGTGAAAGGAAATGTTGAAGCGGCTGAACAATTGATCCGGGGGGGCAAAGGCATATCCATTCCCGATATTTCATATGATGCGTTCGTTCAATATGAGAAAGCGGGAGTGAAGACGAATATTGCAGCTACTCAGAAACTCAAGGATCTCTCCTTTACCAGTGTGGGAGGATCAAGTCCAGCGGTGTTCAAAGAACCTCCTCACCCCAATGCGACGAAGGTTTTCTTGAACTGGGTGTTATCAAAAGAAGGGCAAACTTTAATTTCGGAGAAACTCAAGAACAACAGCAGGCGAAAAGATGTTCCGGTTGCCAACCCGGCATTACAGCCGATTCCGGGCGTGGAGTATTTTAACTCCCATTCCGAGGAAGGTGCCAAACTCCAGCGCGAAGCAGCTACCATTGCAAAGCAATTGATTCCTTAA
- a CDS encoding Rieske 2Fe-2S domain-containing protein, producing the protein MPETQSSDQVQRFFAEMDAGLEKGYVPARIFNDPELHQLELERIFSKAWVFIGHESEVPNKGDYCTRYIGNDPFIFTRDDTGKIRVLFNGCRHRGAKVCRMEKGNAVTFSCPYHGWTYKNTGELIGVPAYNLAYKGLDRKEWGLLPAPHVASLHGFVFASLDPAAPSLEDYLGDMKWYFDMLFGLNEEGWEVVGTPNRWIVKANWKTGSENLAGDNYHTTFAHKSLIELGVSPILPEGNINGYHVVAGNGHALSLSMSPEDQEAKVKFWGFPDEVVSKLNPDRFSEAHYEVAKRSRNSMGTIFPNFSFLRTPSSPNPKTITPTTFTRLWMWRPLTSDTIEEWSWVLVAKGTSKEYMDRSYRAGMTAFGPAGIFEQDDTIPWKGMVEVAGSEFFGRSNTLLNYQMGLEGFGNVKRVTDWIGPGEVYYPRYEERVALSLHRRWLDYMTFLA; encoded by the coding sequence TTGCCTGAAACTCAATCATCCGATCAAGTACAGCGCTTTTTTGCAGAGATGGACGCTGGACTGGAAAAAGGGTATGTACCCGCAAGGATATTTAACGATCCCGAACTCCATCAATTGGAGCTGGAGCGTATTTTTTCCAAGGCCTGGGTGTTTATCGGCCATGAATCGGAGGTGCCGAATAAAGGAGATTATTGCACAAGATATATTGGGAACGACCCGTTCATCTTCACAAGGGATGACACAGGAAAGATCCGGGTGTTATTCAACGGCTGCCGGCATCGGGGGGCGAAGGTGTGCAGGATGGAAAAGGGCAACGCGGTTACCTTCAGCTGTCCTTACCACGGGTGGACGTACAAAAACACGGGAGAATTAATAGGGGTGCCGGCCTATAATCTGGCCTATAAGGGATTGGATCGGAAAGAGTGGGGATTGCTGCCGGCACCGCACGTGGCTAGCCTCCACGGGTTTGTTTTTGCATCATTGGATCCCGCGGCGCCTTCGCTCGAAGATTACCTTGGAGACATGAAGTGGTACTTCGACATGTTGTTTGGATTAAATGAAGAGGGTTGGGAGGTGGTAGGGACTCCCAACCGCTGGATCGTAAAGGCGAACTGGAAGACGGGATCGGAGAACCTGGCTGGGGACAACTACCATACCACCTTTGCGCACAAGTCTCTCATAGAATTAGGGGTTTCACCTATCCTGCCAGAAGGAAACATCAACGGGTATCACGTAGTTGCCGGCAATGGGCATGCGTTAAGTCTATCCATGTCTCCAGAGGATCAGGAGGCGAAGGTTAAATTCTGGGGATTCCCGGATGAGGTGGTGTCGAAGCTGAACCCCGACCGGTTCAGCGAAGCGCATTACGAGGTGGCAAAGCGGTCACGCAACAGTATGGGAACCATTTTCCCCAATTTTTCATTCTTAAGAACGCCTAGCTCCCCTAATCCCAAAACCATAACTCCAACAACGTTTACGCGATTGTGGATGTGGCGTCCGCTAACATCGGACACCATTGAAGAATGGAGCTGGGTGCTGGTGGCAAAAGGGACTTCTAAAGAGTATATGGATCGATCATACCGAGCTGGAATGACGGCTTTCGGGCCTGCAGGGATATTTGAACAAGATGACACGATACCGTGGAAAGGTATGGTGGAGGTAGCCGGGTCCGAATTTTTCGGGAGATCCAACACGTTACTGAACTATCAGATGGGATTGGAAGGCTTCGGAAATGTTAAAAGGGTCACCGATTGGATCGGTCCGGGTGAAGTTTATTATCCAAGGTACGAAGAGAGGGTGGCTTTGTCGCTTCATCGACGGTGGTTGGACTATATGACCTTTCTTGCTTGA
- a CDS encoding ABC transporter ATP-binding protein → MLDVIELYKEFPSDSGKVTTAMDHISFHVAKGSVFTLLGPSGCGKTTTLRSIAGLERPSSGMIKIDDREVYNSKSNIFLQPNHRDIGMVFQSYAIWPHMDVFENVAFPLRTKKKYPKEKIKQKVSWALEMVELKGFENRQATKLSGGQQQRLAIARALVHEPALLLLDEPLANLDAKLREHVREELKKLQRGLGITTVYVTHDQTEALALSDVIAVLRDGKIIQIGSPREIYERPNSRFVANFVGTSNFIVGKIQQAVTNNIYKVETKSGVLLASSIEKRQPGEKIIITIRPENIALYKDPPQSKEGVNLLEGRSDFETFLGEMIDMKIVCGKEVLRVREHPSWSLPQGETVYAQISAESCVIVTYEAVEAAEQSHEEKKEGEGEAESA, encoded by the coding sequence ATGCTAGACGTTATAGAGTTATATAAAGAGTTCCCAAGTGATTCAGGAAAAGTGACTACAGCGATGGATCATATTAGTTTTCATGTTGCAAAAGGCAGTGTATTTACTTTATTGGGACCTTCGGGGTGTGGCAAAACGACCACATTAAGATCTATTGCGGGATTAGAGAGGCCATCAAGCGGCATGATTAAAATCGATGATCGGGAGGTATACAATTCAAAAAGCAACATCTTCTTACAGCCTAATCATCGGGATATTGGTATGGTTTTTCAATCTTACGCCATTTGGCCTCATATGGATGTGTTTGAGAATGTTGCTTTTCCACTGCGTACCAAAAAGAAATATCCAAAAGAAAAAATAAAACAAAAAGTAAGTTGGGCTTTGGAGATGGTAGAACTAAAGGGCTTTGAAAATCGTCAAGCGACCAAGCTATCGGGGGGCCAGCAGCAGAGACTAGCTATAGCACGTGCCCTTGTACATGAGCCGGCATTGTTATTACTTGATGAACCCTTAGCCAATCTTGACGCAAAGCTTAGAGAACACGTAAGAGAAGAGCTGAAAAAACTCCAAAGAGGATTAGGAATAACTACGGTTTACGTAACTCATGACCAAACAGAAGCATTAGCTCTATCGGACGTTATTGCGGTTCTAAGGGATGGAAAAATTATTCAAATCGGAAGCCCGCGCGAAATCTATGAACGCCCCAATAGTCGCTTTGTTGCTAATTTTGTTGGCACTTCCAATTTTATTGTCGGGAAGATTCAACAAGCAGTAACCAATAATATTTACAAGGTAGAAACGAAAAGCGGTGTTCTATTAGCCAGCAGCATCGAGAAAAGACAACCAGGGGAAAAAATAATCATCACCATCCGTCCGGAAAATATTGCGTTATACAAGGACCCTCCGCAGTCTAAGGAAGGGGTTAATCTGTTAGAAGGAAGGAGTGACTTTGAGACTTTTCTAGGCGAGATGATTGATATGAAGATTGTTTGCGGAAAAGAAGTGCTTCGTGTTCGAGAGCATCCAAGTTGGTCGCTCCCTCAAGGTGAAACGGTGTACGCCCAAATTTCGGCCGAGAGTTGTGTCATAGTAACCTATGAGGCGGTGGAAGCTGCAGAACAAAGCCACGAGGAAAAAAAGGAAGGTGAAGGAGAGGCAGAATCAGCCTAA